The Microcystis aeruginosa NIES-843 sequence CACCTGTCGGATTAACTCCTCATCAGCATAGACGGGGGGCAGATCTTGGGGGATATCGCTTTGGAAAATTAAAGTCTTTTCCTGAAAAGTATCGGTAAATTGAGACAAAATTTCCTGACAGAGAGATTGCAGATAAAATTTACTCTGGTGGAGAGTGAATTGCGCCGCCATGCTCTTAGAAGCTTGTAGAATATCTGTGATCAAACGGTTCATAATCCGAAACTGTTTGCGGGCCTGTTGGTGCAGTTGTTCTCGTAATTGCAGACTGCGCTCAGTATCCGGTTGATGATAGGCTAATTCTAGGGTTTCCACAGCGATGGAAGCAGCGGTAAGAGGACTGCGTAAATCGTGGGCTAACATAGCCAAAATTTGGTCTTTAAATTTTAATTGTTCTAATAATTCTTCCTTTTCTTGTTTGAGACGAAAAACCTCATCGGCGATGCGGATGAGTTCGCCCGAATGTTCCACCTCTTGAAGTTGTGCATCCTCAGCGTGATGATTTTTGACCTCCTCTTTAATCGCTTTTTGCCAACGTACCAACCATTTTTTAAACTGTTCCACCAGATTACTGCCTGCGAGGGTATGACGGGGACCAGGGGCGATTTTGACCAGGGCCGGGGTAGCTACAAGGCGAAAATGTTCGACTAAATGAGGTTGCTGGCGAATTTCGATGATCTGTAGGTCAATTGGGTAATCAGACTTTAAAGACTGGAGATAGGACTGAATTTGACGGATAATTTCTTGAGAACTGGGACGGTCATCAACAAACAGCAAAAGTTGAATCGAGAGAGGCGTTGTCGTCTCTCTTCCTAAAGCAGTCAGTGGCTCGTTAGATGGGAGCATCGGAAAATTAGTAAACCTAGGGATTGACGAGATCGATCGATGATCGATCGACTTTTATCATATTCTTTATTGTAGAAGCTTAAGATAGTATAAAATCTACTCAACCTAATCTTAAAGTTTTATTCCTTAATTCTAAGAAGAAATCCTATGGCTTTTGGCTATGTTGCCCTAGTTCTCCACGCGCATCTCCCTTTCGTCCGCCATCCCGAAAGCGATTACGTCCTCGAAGAAGAATGGTTATACGAAGCAATCACAGAAACCTACATCCCTCTCCTGCAAGTTTTTGAAGGTCTCAAGCGGGACGGTATCGATTTTAAAATGACCATGAGCATGACTCCGCCTTTGGTGTCGATGCTGCGGGATCCGTTACTGCAAGAGCGTTATGAAGAACACTTAGGCAAGTTAGAAGAATTAATTGCTAAAGAAATCGACCATAATCAACATAATGGCCATATTCGCTACTTAGCCGAATATTACGCTGAATCTTTCCAAAGTATCCGACAAACTTGGGAAAAATACGATCGAGATCTGGTCAAAGCCTTTAAACAATTCCTCGACAGTAATAACCTAGAAATTATCACCTGTGGTGCGACCCATGGTTATATGCCCCTGATGAAAATGTACCCACAAGCGGTGTGGGCGCAAATTGAGGTGGCCTGTCAACACTACGAAGAAAATTTCGGTCGTCGTCCCAAGGGCATTTGGTTGCCGGAATGTGCCTACTATGAAGGGGTAGAAAGAATGTTAGCCGATGCGGGCATTCGTTACTTCCTCGTCGATGGCCACGGTATTCTCTACGGTCGTCCGCGTCCCCGTTACGGCAGTTACGCGCCCATTTTCACAGAAACTGGGGTGGCTGCTTTCGGTCGTGACCATGAATCTTCCCAACAGGTGTGGTCTTCCCAAGTCGGTTATCCGGGGGATATAGTTTATCGGGAATTCTATAAAGATTTGGGCTGGGAAGCGGAATACGAGTATATTAAGCCCTATATCATGCCCAACGGTCAACGCAAGAATATAGGCATTAAATACCACAAAATCACTAGCCGGGACGGTGGTTTATCGGAAAAAGGGCTTTATGACCCCTACTGGGCCAAAGAAAAAGCCGCCGAACACGCGGGCAATTTTATGTATAATCGCGAGCGGCAGGTGGAGAGTTTAGCGGGAATTATGGGCCGTCCTCCCCTGGTTGTTTCTCCCTACGATGCCGAGTTATTCGGTCACTGGTGGTATGAGGGACCCTGGTTTATTGATTTTCTGTTCCGCAAGTCTTGGTATGACCAAAATATCTACCAAATGACCCATTTAGCCGATTATCTCCGGTCTAACCCGACCCAGCAGGTCTGTCGTCCTTCCCAATCCAGTTGGGGTTATAAGGGTTTCCATGAATACTGGCTGAATGAAACTAATGCTTGGATCTATCCTCACCTACACAAAGGCACGGAACGGATGATTGAATTAAGTCATCATGAAGCGGAGGATGAATTGCAGGAACGGGCTTTAAATCAGGCGGCCCGGGAGTTATTATTAGCACAATCTTCTGATTGGGCGTTTATTATGCGAACCGGTACGATGGTTCCCTATGCTGTCCGGCGCACTCGTTCCCACCTGCTGCGGTTAAATAAAATCTATGAAGATGTGAAATCCGAGAAGATTGATGCCGGTTGGCTGGAAAAAGTCGAGGAAATCGACAATATTTTCCCCAATATCGATTATCGCGTCTATCGACCCCTGTAATCTTTGTTAGAGATTAATAAAAATTTTGGTGCGTTATGGTTTGTAACGCACCTTGTTGCTTTCTGATTCACTCATTACTTGAGCTCCTGTAGATTTCTGCACTATCTAGGGTCTGCTGAATAAATCTAAAAACCTTGTTGGGTAAGACTTTTAGACCTTTTGTCAATCAAAAAGTACTGGAGCTGGGAGTGATCGGGGGGAAATTTAGGCACTTTTTCCCTGAAAATTAGGTAATTGGCCACCTCAAAACTGGTAAAACCCCACACCCCACACCCCACACCCCACACCCTGCCCCCAGGAAAAACTTTTTCAGCAAACCCTATCTACAAAAATAGTACCCAACTTATCGAAAATTTGGGTTAAAACCCCGTCGTTTTACGACGGCTTTTCCTGATTTTTAATGTAGCACTTAAGAACTTCCAGTGGCGCACCTCTCAGTTATCAGTTATCAGTTATCAGTTATCAGTGGGTAAGTTATCAGTTATCAGATGTGAGTTTTTAAGTGTGCAGTATTAAATAAGTAGTCGTGCAAAATTAATTTCCTAGTGAAGATAGGCAAGAGACAAGAGACAAGAGGCAAGAGGTGGTTAGATATGTGTAATTAATTTTGCTTAGGTACTTAGAAGTTTCCTACTGTCTTTTTACTGATTACTGATCACTGATTACTAACCGACTTGGCATTATTGACAGACCTAGTTAGAATAGAGTACAGACACAAATATCTTAACCCAATGAAAGCGAGGTATCAATACCGTATTTACCCAACAGACCAACAAAAGAGGCTTTTGTCTCAATTGTTCGGGTGTGTGCGCATTGTCTGGAACGATACCTTAGCTTACTGTCAAGAACTCTATCGACAAGGGGAGAAAAAGCCAAAATATACCGAGTTATCTAAAAGACTAACTCAAATTAAAAAGACGACAGAAAAAGTCTGGCTGACCGAGGTTTCTTCTATCCCTTTACAACAGTCTTTGAGAGACTTAGAGACAGCCTATTCTAACTTTTTTGCATCTTGCAAGGGAGAGAGAAAAGGAAGAAAAGTAAAACCTCCTAAATTTAAGAAGCGTAAATCTAAACAATCAGCGAGATTTACTGACAATGGTTTTACCATCAATCAATATCACGTTACTTTAGCCAAAATCGGTGATTTAAGAATCGTTTGGAGTCGCCCATTACCCTCTAAACCTTCTAGCGTTACCGTGATTAAAGATGCAGCAGATCGCTATTTTCTCAGCTTTGTTGTCGAGATTCAGCCCGAAATACTTCCTAATAACGGGGAGTCCGTGGGAATCGATCTAGGGATTGCTACTTTTGCGACTCTCTCAACAGGGGAAAAGATAGACGCACCGAAACCGTTAAAGAAACAATTAAAACGGCTAAGAAAGGCACAGAAAAACCTTTCTAGAAAGCAAAAAGGAAGTAACCGACGGGAAAAAGCTAGGAAACGAGTAGCTAAAATCCACGCAAAGATTAAGGACACTCGTACTGATTTCTTGCAGAAACTATCCACTAGAGTTGTTCGTGAAAATCAAACGATAATTTTAGAGGATTTAAACACATCGGGAATGGTTAAAAATCGTAAGTTATCCCGTGCCATATCAGACTTAGGATGGCGTTCTTTCCGAGATATGCTATCGGCAAAATCTGATAAATATGGGCGTAATTTTCGGATAATTTCCCGATGGGAGCCAACGTCTCAGCGATGTTCCTGTTGTGGGAATATTGGCGGGAAAAAAGCGTTAAATATCCGTGAGTGGGAATGTCTTTTCTGTGGGACTTTTCATGATCGAGACGTGAACGCCGCAATTAATATCAAGGTCGCCGGTGGGCAATCGGAGACTTTAAACGGGCGTGGAGGACAGCATAAGACTTCTGTTAAAGAAGCAGCATCTCGTGAAGCGTCAACCCAGCGGTCGGTCGTTCAATTAAGTTTGTTTGATCTGCCGGTCATCACCGTCCGGCCCCGGCGGTGAGGATGTCAAAATACAGAAGTAGGCATTGGGAATGGATGATGGCTAATAGCGAAAGTGAAGAGCGGCAGATAGCTTTGGCAATATACACAAATATTAGTCCCGTCCGCTGTCCGCTCGACTGCGCTGTTATGGGGCATATTCATCGATTACCCCAAAATTACATCCGTTTCAGCAACTCATCATACCCCCCTGATTTTTTAGGGCTGCCCGGCCAGTTCCGACTCTAATTTGGCCAGAATCTGGGGTTTAAGTTGCTCGAGTTTCTGTTTTAACATCCGCTTGCTAATTTGCGGGCTGCCCACTGAGGCTAATTGACTATCTCTCACCCATTGCTGCAAAATTTGGCATTGATTGGCGGGAATATTAGCGGTGATCACATTTTCACAGATAGGGCCGCCTTCGAGGGGGAAAAATAAAATCCAGTATTGACCGGTTTCGGCGAGGGTTTTGGTCATTTTTTGACCTTGGGGGGTTTTTAAGTCCAAATAACAGGGCAACCAGCGGGGTCCCCATTGACGATGATAGAGGACAGTAATCCAGAGAATCATCGGGTGAGGTGTGGGTAAAAAGAGGAATTGATTATAACGGACACTAGCAACCCGGACGGCGATATCCTCTCGAGCCAACATTACCCATAAACTGGCAAAAACGCCGTCAGCAGCCCGGAGACAGCGTGAGAAGACAATTTTTTGGCGCGGTTTATCCTCGGGCCAACTGGACTTGAGACAGATATCCCTCGCATTAGCAGCAGAAACAATGGTTTGATTTAAATCATCAAGGGTTTTGATTTTGCTGGTGTAATCGTCGGTTTTTTTGACTATTTCATTTTTGACTAGGGGTTCAAGTCGTTCGAGACGTTGTAGTATATCTGTAACACTTGAAGGGCGATCGCTGGGTGCTTTGGCCAAGCAGCGCAGGATTAACTGTTCTAATTCTGGCGGTAATTGCAAGCTAGAATTAAAGGAACGGGGTTCGGCGTAGTGGTGAACCTCATACCAACTGCCAAAGGAGGGATTATTGGGAAAAACGGGCGTTTCTCCCGTGAGCATCTCGTACATCATAATCCCAAAACTGTAGATATCGGAACGATGATCGAGTTCTTTACCTTCCATCTGTTCTGGGGAACAATAGGCTAAGGTTCCCATAAACGATTGGGTTTGGGATTCTCCTGATTGGATGAGTTTAGCGATGCCAAAATCGAGAATTTTCACCAATTCCCCTAATCCTGAGTCCTGAATCACCATAATATTGCTTGGTTTGATGTCCCGGTGAATAATCGGACACATCTCCCCTTGCAAGATAATACCGTTATGGGCGCATTCCAGGCCGAAACAAATCTGACGGGTGAGATTGAGAAAGCGCGGGAGGGGCAGCGGCTGATGTTTGATGATTTCACTCACGCTCTCCCCCGGCAAAAATTCCATGACGTAGAAGGGGACTTCCTTGTCATCTACACCATAATCACGAACTTTAACAATATGAAGACTTTTTTCGCCTAAAAGTGCCGAAATAGTCGCCTCTCGCTCGAAGCGCTCACGCATTCTTTGGCTGAGGAGAGTTTGCGAGAGTAATTTCACGGCGACGGTTACGCCACCTAATAGTTTATCTTCTGCTCGATATACTTGTCCCATGGCGCCGCTACCGATCAACTCGACCAGTTGGTATCGATTGGCAAGTAAGCTCCGATGTCTAGATTCTGCCGACATAGCTAGGCTACTGTGTGAATTATAGTGAGTCTGGTGGAGAGAGTTTTGGTTCTTCGTTACTTGGTCTGGTTCGAGCAGGGGGCATAAATCGACTAAATCCTTATCTGGCAAGAGACTTAATTGATTAGCTCGTTCTAGATCGAAAACAATTGGCAAAAATCGCAGCCATGTCTTTCTATATAAGGGTTTCATCCCTTATAACCCCCGTCCATTACATAACACAAACCGAAGAACCTTTTTTTCGGGCTAAAAGCATCATTTTTAACATATATAGCAATTCCCATAGTTGTGAGGTACAGAGTCTTAGGTTTTGAGGAGTCAGGATTCAGGATTCAGGATTCAGGATTCAGGAGTCAGGAGTCAGGATTCGGGATTCAGGAGTTAAGATTTTGGTGTACCTCATGAGATTGGGAAACGCTATATTTTCAGGCATTTTTAGTCATTGCCCCTTGCATAATTAATTTTTGGGGGTTGAAAAAATGAAAAAACTAAGTATAAAGTACCACAAAATCTCTAAATAGACAATTTGATTGATTATTATTCGTTCTTGATTCTCCTGACTTGAAAGAGGGTGTGGGGTGTGGGGTGTGGGGTGTGGGGTGTAGGGTGTGGGGAAGGAAACCTCTTTCATCTGTGGGGGTGAAAATTTTTTCATCGGGACTGCCTAGGGACTCCTAAACCACCACTACAGGCAAATCCCTAACCCCTGTAAAACTTTTTTGCCGAAAGTGACCGATCTGCGTAATAATTCTTTAATAAAGATTTGTAAACTTGAAAATGATTATCCTTTCGCAGTGCTAGAGATTTAATGAGACGACTAATTGCGATCGAAAAAGCTCTGCTCATCGGTCATATCGTATCGATGGCTTTTGGACTAGCGGGATTGTTGCTAGTTTTGCCCCATCCCGAATTTGTGGCCAATTTACCAGATTTTGGCAAAACTGCCTTTGCTTGGTCAATGGCCGGGGGGGGTGTGGTGTATATGGTGTTAGGAATGGCAGCGGTGGCTGTTTATGCCTATCGGACTCTAGGAGTGTGGCACTGGTTAGGATTCATGGTTCCCGCTATCAGTTTATCCCTTTGTAGCGAACTTTTGGGAACCAGTACCGGCTTTCCTTTCGGTCATTATCGTTATCTTTCGGGCTTAGGTTACAAAATTGCGGGTTTAGTACCCTTTACTATCCCCCTATCTTGGTTTTATCTCGGTTTTAGTGCCTATATTATCGCTCGTGTTGGTTTATCCACTCTTGCTATACCCCAGTGGCTACAAAATCTAGGAGCGATCGCTATCGGGGCGGTATTATTAACTTCCTGGGATTTTGTCCTAGATCCGGCCATGAGTCAAAGTACCATCCCCTTCTGGATTTGGGAACAACCGGGGGCCTTCTTTGGGATGCCCTATGAAAATTTTACTGGTTGGTTCGGTACAGGTTGTGTTTTTATGACGGTAGCCACTTTAATTTGGCAAGTGCAACCGGTGAAACTGCCAAGTCAAGATTTAACCCTGCCTTTTGTGATGTATTTGGGTAATTTTGGCTTTGCTACGGTCATGAGTATCGGTGCTGGTATTTATCCGCCGATTTTCTTAGGATTACTCACCGGTATTCTGCCTTTAATACTCCTCTATAATCGCGCCAAGGCTGTTGCTTCCGGGCAAACAGTGGCAACCAGCGAAGTAACAACCCTAAAAATCCCCGTTGTTTCGGTGAGAGGAGCCAAATAAGTTGTTAACTGAGATAATTCTCGGTGCATTCTGCCTGGGGCTACTGCTGTCTCAGGCTGTTGCCTTTTTTATCCTTCTTTCCCGTCTGCTAAAAGGGGCGCGTCGTCGTCCTCCCCTGACTCCCCAACCCCCCACCCCGGAGATGTTAGGGACAGTAAGCGTGATTGTGCCGACGTTAAACGAAGTGGCCAGGATTGACGGTTGTTTACAGGGATTGAGTCAACAGAGTTACGAAGTGCGAGAAATTCTGATTGTCGATAGCAATTCCCAAGATGGTACGCGGGAAAAAGTCAAAGAGATAGCGGCAAAAGACCCCCGCTTTCGCTTGAAAACCGATTATCCTTTGCCCCCCGATTGGGTAGGTCGTCCCTGGGCGTTACACAATGGTTTTTTGTTTAGTTCTCCTAAAAGTGACTGGATTTTGGGCATTGATGCCGATACCCAACCCCAAGCAAATTTAGTGGCTAGTTTAGTTAAAGCTGCGATCGCAGAAGGTTACGATTTAGTTTCCCTGTCGCCGCAATTTATCCTCTCCTATCCGGGAGAATGGTGGTTACAGCCAGCTTTATTGATGACTTTGCTCTATCGCTTTGATGCGGCCGGAGTGCGCGAGCAAGATCCCGAAAGAGTGATGGCCAATGGTCAATGTTTTCTCTGCCGGCGGTCAGTTTTAGCGGCTTTAGACGGTTATAGCGGGGCAAAAGGTTCTTTTTGCGATGATGTCACCCTGGCCCGTCTAGCGGCAACGAAAGGCTATCGGGTGGGATTTCTCGATGGGGCGAAGTTGATTCGCGTGCGGATGTACGAAGGACTTAAGGAAACTTGGCGCGAATGGGGCAGATCTCTTGACCTCAAAGATGCCTCCTATCAGGGGCAATTATGGGGCGATTTAGCTTTATTAGCTCTTACTCAGGGATTACCGATAATTATCACTCCTTTACTGCTCACAGCTTTGATTTTTGGCTACAATTTCCTGAGTTTAAAAATTGTCTTGACTTTAAACCTGCTGCTGTTATTGATTCGTTTTGCCCTTTTATTGGCTGTCTCTCCTAGCTACTATCGGGGCGAAAAAGTCAATCTATCTTCAGGATTATTTTGGCTATCTCCCCTAGCAGATCCGCTGGCAGTTATCCGCATTTTTGTCTCTGCTTTTACCCGTCCCCAAAGTTGGCGCGGTCGAGTGTATCAGTAATATTTTTTGATATCCGTAAAGAGGTTGATGTACCTTGTAGTCACAATTAAGACGGTCAATGAGGCGAACTCATCAGACCACTATTTACTCCTTCTACATAATAATTGAGGCTCAACTATGGACCCTATTTCTCTGATTCTTGCTGCTTTAGGGGCTGGTGCGCTCGCTGGCGCTAAGGATACCGCAGGAACAGCTGTTAAAGATGCCTATCAGGGTTTGAAGACTTTAATTAAGAAGAAGTTTGAAGGCGATGTTCTGGGACAAGCGATGGTAGATGCCAAACCAGAAGAAATCAAGCAAGCTGAAGGTTTGTTAAAAGATAAAATTACCAAAGCTGGTGCTGATCAAGATCAGGAAATCATTAAAGTGGCTCAGGATTTACTCGATCAAGTCAAAGAACAGCCCGGTGGACAGGAGATAATCAATCAAACTCAAACTAATACGGTGAGCGGCGTAACTGTTGGTGGAAACTTTGAATTTAAGCCAGTTCAAGAAGGCAAGAAGAGTTAAGAAAGCGTGAATTTGAATAAGGGTTCGGTAAAATTTGACCACTTAAACAAAGATTAGAAGGAGTGCTGGATTTAGCTGAACCGACAGCCATTTGTTGCATCTCTGGTCCCTAAAACAAAACATCGGAGATGCCACTACTATGAGCCAGTCAATTCCAGACCGTCAATCTCAGGAACAAGATAACCTGATTAAAGATACTAACGTTAGCGGTGATTTAATCTTCGCTCCCGTTCAAATTGGTACTAAAATTGAGACTCAAATTGTCCAGATTTCAGTTGCTAAAGTTACGCAGCAACCATTGATTAAGGATTCACCTTATCAAGGACTGAAAAGATTTAATGTCAAAGACAGAGATCGCTTTTTCGGTAGAGATAAGTTAATTGCCAGATTATTTGAGGCGGTGAATCGGAGCAACTTGAGTTTAGTGTTAGGGGCTTCTGGAAGCGGCAAGTCCTCTGTGGTGCGTGCGGGGTTAATTCCTGAGTTGGAAAAATCTCTGGAGTCTCAAACATTTTATGACTTCATCTTTACACCCAATCAAGATCCCTTTGAGTCCCTATATCGGTGTTTACTCAGTGAGGAGAAGAATTATAACTTCAGTAAATCAGACGCTAAGATTGCCCTAGAAGCAAAGGCAAATACGTTAAAAGAAGTGATTCGCACCTTAAGGAACGATGGGGAACGGTGGCTAATTTTTGTCGATCAATTTGAGGAATTGTTCACTATTTGTGACGATCCAGATAAACGCAAAAATTTTATTTCAGGTCTGGTTGAAGTTGCTAAGTTTGGTGATAGTTCTGTCAAGATTGTACTGGCAATGCGGGCTGACTTTCTGGAGCAATTGAGTTTCTATCCCGATTTAGGTGCTATTGCCAATCAAAATAATATTCATCTGGTCACTGAAATGTTTCCAGATGAACTGCGACAGGCGATTGAGCAACCAGCAGCCAAGCATGGGGTCGTGTTTGAAGAAGGGTTAGTTGAACAAATTATCAAGGAACTTGATGGACAAAAAGGTTATCTTCCCTTATTGCAATATACCCTGAATTTGCTTTGGAAAAGTGAATGCCAAACTCGCGGTGCTGATGGTCGCTTTGAGATCGAAGACCGTATCTTAAACAAGAAAAGTTATGCAGCGTTAGAGGGGGTAAGGGGAGCATTGCAAAAGCGGGTCAACGAGATATACAGCAATTTGAACCAAGACGAACAGACAACCACTAAGCAAATATTTTTGAAGCTAGTTAATTTTGTTGATACTGATTCAGGCAGTAGAGCAGTGAGCAGACGAGCTTATCGAAATGAATTTGTCGGTAAATCAGTAGAAAAGCTCCTCGAAAAGTTCATTAATAAAGAAAAGTTGCTAGTTAGTAGTAGCGAGTATTCTAGTACGGAAGAAATGCAAGCGAGTGACAGCAAGCGTCTGAAACAACTTCCAACCGTAGAAATTGCCCATGAAATTTTGCTCTCATCTTGGGATGAGTTAAAAGACTGGCTTGAAGAGGAAAAGGATGCAATTATCTTCAAAAATTGGTTGGCTGATGAGACAATACGGTGGCAAAAAATTCGTTTAGAGGATGAGTCTAAAGCTCAGGATGAACTCTTGAAGGGCTATCAATTGGCTAAGGCTGTAGAGTTGAGAAAGAACGATGCTTTTAAAAATCTTGATGGCTTAAGACCAGAAGAAAGTGAATTCATTGATGCCAGTGTCAATTGGCAACAGCAACAAGAGCAGCAAAAGAAAAACCGACGACGAAATACCATTGTAAGCCTCGCTACTTTTTCAGTCATTTCTTTG is a genomic window containing:
- a CDS encoding glycoside hydrolase family 57 protein; its protein translation is MAFGYVALVLHAHLPFVRHPESDYVLEEEWLYEAITETYIPLLQVFEGLKRDGIDFKMTMSMTPPLVSMLRDPLLQERYEEHLGKLEELIAKEIDHNQHNGHIRYLAEYYAESFQSIRQTWEKYDRDLVKAFKQFLDSNNLEIITCGATHGYMPLMKMYPQAVWAQIEVACQHYEENFGRRPKGIWLPECAYYEGVERMLADAGIRYFLVDGHGILYGRPRPRYGSYAPIFTETGVAAFGRDHESSQQVWSSQVGYPGDIVYREFYKDLGWEAEYEYIKPYIMPNGQRKNIGIKYHKITSRDGGLSEKGLYDPYWAKEKAAEHAGNFMYNRERQVESLAGIMGRPPLVVSPYDAELFGHWWYEGPWFIDFLFRKSWYDQNIYQMTHLADYLRSNPTQQVCRPSQSSWGYKGFHEYWLNETNAWIYPHLHKGTERMIELSHHEAEDELQERALNQAARELLLAQSSDWAFIMRTGTMVPYAVRRTRSHLLRLNKIYEDVKSEKIDAGWLEKVEEIDNIFPNIDYRVYRPL
- a CDS encoding ATP-binding protein — protein: MSQSIPDRQSQEQDNLIKDTNVSGDLIFAPVQIGTKIETQIVQISVAKVTQQPLIKDSPYQGLKRFNVKDRDRFFGRDKLIARLFEAVNRSNLSLVLGASGSGKSSVVRAGLIPELEKSLESQTFYDFIFTPNQDPFESLYRCLLSEEKNYNFSKSDAKIALEAKANTLKEVIRTLRNDGERWLIFVDQFEELFTICDDPDKRKNFISGLVEVAKFGDSSVKIVLAMRADFLEQLSFYPDLGAIANQNNIHLVTEMFPDELRQAIEQPAAKHGVVFEEGLVEQIIKELDGQKGYLPLLQYTLNLLWKSECQTRGADGRFEIEDRILNKKSYAALEGVRGALQKRVNEIYSNLNQDEQTTTKQIFLKLVNFVDTDSGSRAVSRRAYRNEFVGKSVEKLLEKFINKEKLLVSSSEYSSTEEMQASDSKRLKQLPTVEIAHEILLSSWDELKDWLEEEKDAIIFKNWLADETIRWQKIRLEDESKAQDELLKGYQLAKAVELRKNDAFKNLDGLRPEESEFIDASVNWQQQQEQQKKNRRRNTIVSLATFSVISLGLASFAGIQLLNVKKAKQSTQEGLIRSAWISLKPSKCDEKESIRGFRYLYCIIKEFDVYRQLILSSDLLIFKEGGPHDRKALNLDSADKFGYYNPEFLEWIQKKAINPNDGKFKEPIQLAYNDKIKVVARSLYQTHKILFPTPEGSDEFKAIKKKYQDHLIKQDLPKYYFEYKFWELVQKEDTPKHITVSSAGFWVRRSIDGTEKQFFDILTQLLEIYDSEWLSEHE
- a CDS encoding RNA-guided endonuclease InsQ/TnpB family protein; the encoded protein is MKARYQYRIYPTDQQKRLLSQLFGCVRIVWNDTLAYCQELYRQGEKKPKYTELSKRLTQIKKTTEKVWLTEVSSIPLQQSLRDLETAYSNFFASCKGERKGRKVKPPKFKKRKSKQSARFTDNGFTINQYHVTLAKIGDLRIVWSRPLPSKPSSVTVIKDAADRYFLSFVVEIQPEILPNNGESVGIDLGIATFATLSTGEKIDAPKPLKKQLKRLRKAQKNLSRKQKGSNRREKARKRVAKIHAKIKDTRTDFLQKLSTRVVRENQTIILEDLNTSGMVKNRKLSRAISDLGWRSFRDMLSAKSDKYGRNFRIISRWEPTSQRCSCCGNIGGKKALNIREWECLFCGTFHDRDVNAAINIKVAGGQSETLNGRGGQHKTSVKEAASREASTQRSVVQLSLFDLPVITVRPRR
- the cruG gene encoding 2'-O-glycosyltransferase CruG, which gives rise to MLTEIILGAFCLGLLLSQAVAFFILLSRLLKGARRRPPLTPQPPTPEMLGTVSVIVPTLNEVARIDGCLQGLSQQSYEVREILIVDSNSQDGTREKVKEIAAKDPRFRLKTDYPLPPDWVGRPWALHNGFLFSSPKSDWILGIDADTQPQANLVASLVKAAIAEGYDLVSLSPQFILSYPGEWWLQPALLMTLLYRFDAAGVREQDPERVMANGQCFLCRRSVLAALDGYSGAKGSFCDDVTLARLAATKGYRVGFLDGAKLIRVRMYEGLKETWREWGRSLDLKDASYQGQLWGDLALLALTQGLPIIITPLLLTALIFGYNFLSLKIVLTLNLLLLLIRFALLLAVSPSYYRGEKVNLSSGLFWLSPLADPLAVIRIFVSAFTRPQSWRGRVYQ
- a CDS encoding serine/threonine protein kinase; the encoded protein is MSAESRHRSLLANRYQLVELIGSGAMGQVYRAEDKLLGGVTVAVKLLSQTLLSQRMRERFEREATISALLGEKSLHIVKVRDYGVDDKEVPFYVMEFLPGESVSEIIKHQPLPLPRFLNLTRQICFGLECAHNGIILQGEMCPIIHRDIKPSNIMVIQDSGLGELVKILDFGIAKLIQSGESQTQSFMGTLAYCSPEQMEGKELDHRSDIYSFGIMMYEMLTGETPVFPNNPSFGSWYEVHHYAEPRSFNSSLQLPPELEQLILRCLAKAPSDRPSSVTDILQRLERLEPLVKNEIVKKTDDYTSKIKTLDDLNQTIVSAANARDICLKSSWPEDKPRQKIVFSRCLRAADGVFASLWVMLAREDIAVRVASVRYNQFLFLPTPHPMILWITVLYHRQWGPRWLPCYLDLKTPQGQKMTKTLAETGQYWILFFPLEGGPICENVITANIPANQCQILQQWVRDSQLASVGSPQISKRMLKQKLEQLKPQILAKLESELAGQP
- a CDS encoding histidine kinase gives rise to the protein MLPSNEPLTALGRETTTPLSIQLLLFVDDRPSSQEIIRQIQSYLQSLKSDYPIDLQIIEIRQQPHLVEHFRLVATPALVKIAPGPRHTLAGSNLVEQFKKWLVRWQKAIKEEVKNHHAEDAQLQEVEHSGELIRIADEVFRLKQEKEELLEQLKFKDQILAMLAHDLRSPLTAASIAVETLELAYHQPDTERSLQLREQLHQQARKQFRIMNRLITDILQASKSMAAQFTLHQSKFYLQSLCQEILSQFTDTFQEKTLIFQSDIPQDLPPVYADEELIRQVIINLLENGIKYTPAGGEITLSVLHRTTQKVQVSISDTGPGIPEEKQEHIFEGHVRLKRDEGKEGYGIGLSVCRKIIRAHYGQIWVDSVPDHGSSFHFTLPVYR
- the cruF gene encoding gamma-carotene 1'-hydroxylase CruF; amino-acid sequence: MRRLIAIEKALLIGHIVSMAFGLAGLLLVLPHPEFVANLPDFGKTAFAWSMAGGGVVYMVLGMAAVAVYAYRTLGVWHWLGFMVPAISLSLCSELLGTSTGFPFGHYRYLSGLGYKIAGLVPFTIPLSWFYLGFSAYIIARVGLSTLAIPQWLQNLGAIAIGAVLLTSWDFVLDPAMSQSTIPFWIWEQPGAFFGMPYENFTGWFGTGCVFMTVATLIWQVQPVKLPSQDLTLPFVMYLGNFGFATVMSIGAGIYPPIFLGLLTGILPLILLYNRAKAVASGQTVATSEVTTLKIPVVSVRGAK